The DNA segment CGCATGCTTGTCCCTCAGCACCTTCTCCTTGGCTCGCCGGGATCGGCGCCTCTTCTGCCGGCGCATTTTCGCGACGCGGCGTTGCTCCTCCGACTTCCGCCCAAGAATACGATTCTCGATCTTGTCGGCCAGCAGACGCCGGGCGAGAAACCGGTTGAGGGCCTGCGATCTCTCCTGCTGGCATCGCACGGTGATGCCGGTCGGCTGGTGCCGCAGGACCACGCACGTGGCCGAACGGTTGACGTGCTGGCCGCCGGGTCCGGAGGAGGGGACGAAGCTCTCGCTCAGGTCTTCTTCAAAGATTCCCAACCGGGCCATACGCTCCGCAAGGGCCTTCTCTTTGGATTGACCGACGGGGAACATCAAGAGCCTCTAACAGAATGCCGATTCGTAGGGGAGCATCTTCAGATGCTCCCTCTTGTCGGGAGGGTCTGAAGACCCTCCCCTACGCATTCTGTTAGACGGGGTCCGGCCTCCGAGAGGAATCAGATCGCGGGGGAGAGGACCGCCTCGGGCTGTGAATTCCGCTGCCTGATATCCCTCGTCAGCGATCCGCCTTCCACCATGCCCCGAGGAAATTTCTGGAAAACGAGGCAGAGGATGTCCGAAAGAGTCCGGCGCTCTTGAGGCGGCAGGCCGGCGCCCTCCTTCGCCGCCTTGGCTTGCCAATCCGCCATGTTGTTCGCCTGGCCGT comes from the Nitrospirota bacterium genome and includes:
- a CDS encoding peptide chain release factor-like protein; translated protein: MFPVGQSKEKALAERMARLGIFEEDLSESFVPSSGPGGQHVNRSATCVVLRHQPTGITVRCQQERSQALNRFLARRLLADKIENRILGRKSEEQRRVAKMRRQKRRRSRRAKEKVLRDKHAQSEKKAGRAPVTLSDWE